A single genomic interval of Bradyrhizobium sp. AZCC 1693 harbors:
- a CDS encoding TIGR02281 family clan AA aspartic protease, producing the protein MIRVMLVLAMLAATAGAVVAYGDPDQIARASNSVTKMLRQRSLEPAPAVQIARGKAGEFALHAKINGVKAPMVIDTGATSVVLTWETAKAIGLPIEMLEYNVDVETAGGHTKAARLTLDRLAVGGLVEKSVPALVVPRGQMKTNLLGMSFLDRLESWGVQADKVMLHGYPDVAGRSKRRAAAN; encoded by the coding sequence GTGATCCGCGTCATGCTCGTTCTGGCGATGCTCGCCGCCACCGCCGGCGCCGTCGTCGCCTATGGCGATCCGGACCAGATCGCGCGCGCCAGCAACTCGGTCACGAAAATGCTGCGGCAACGCAGCCTGGAGCCGGCGCCCGCCGTGCAGATCGCGCGCGGCAAGGCCGGCGAATTCGCGCTGCATGCCAAGATCAACGGCGTCAAGGCGCCGATGGTGATCGACACCGGCGCGACGTCGGTGGTGCTGACCTGGGAGACCGCGAAGGCGATCGGCCTGCCGATCGAAATGCTCGAATACAATGTCGACGTCGAAACCGCCGGCGGCCACACCAAGGCGGCGCGGCTGACGCTCGATCGCCTCGCGGTCGGCGGCCTCGTCGAGAAATCGGTGCCGGCGCTGGTGGTGCCGCGCGGGCAGATGAAGACCAACCTGCTCGGCATGAGCTTTCTGGATCGGCTGGAAAGCTGGGGCGTGCAGGCCGACAAGGTGATGCTGCACGGCTATCCCGACGTCGCAGGCCGGAGCAAGCGCCGCGCGGCGGCGAACTAG
- a CDS encoding DUF1289 domain-containing protein yields the protein MSKETPCIAVCMMDPKTKLCFGCGRTLPEIARWHRMETAERLAVMEGLAARMADAGLVQMTPRTERG from the coding sequence ATGAGCAAAGAAACGCCGTGTATCGCAGTCTGTATGATGGACCCCAAAACCAAACTCTGCTTCGGCTGTGGACGAACGCTGCCGGAGATCGCGCGCTGGCACCGCATGGAGACGGCGGAGCGATTGGCCGTCATGGAAGGGCTTGCGGCCCGCATGGCGGACGCCGGCCTCGTTCAGATGACGCCGCGCACCGAACGCGGCTGA
- the fabA gene encoding bifunctional 3-hydroxydecanoyl-ACP dehydratase/trans-2-decenoyl-ACP isomerase, translating to MPNPRDFHAPQSSYTKEELLRSSQGGYFGPGNAQLPAPPMLMMDRITEISLDGGEFGKGHIIGELDITPSLWFFDCHFPGDPVMPGCLGLDAMWQIVGYWLGWSGSPGKGRAVGVGEVKFRGHITPDVRRVRYEVNMRLVRRGKLAVGVANGSVFADDACVYLARDMRVGLIAAAV from the coding sequence TTGCCCAACCCTCGCGACTTTCACGCGCCGCAATCGTCCTACACAAAGGAAGAACTGCTCAGATCGAGCCAAGGCGGCTATTTCGGCCCGGGTAATGCCCAGCTGCCCGCTCCGCCCATGCTGATGATGGACCGTATCACCGAGATCAGCCTGGACGGTGGCGAATTCGGCAAGGGCCATATCATTGGCGAGCTGGATATCACGCCTAGCCTCTGGTTTTTTGACTGTCACTTTCCCGGCGATCCCGTGATGCCGGGATGTCTGGGTCTGGACGCCATGTGGCAGATCGTCGGCTATTGGCTTGGCTGGTCGGGCTCACCGGGCAAGGGCCGCGCCGTCGGCGTCGGCGAGGTCAAGTTCCGGGGGCATATAACGCCAGACGTCAGGCGGGTGCGCTACGAGGTCAACATGCGCCTCGTAAGGCGTGGCAAGCTGGCTGTTGGCGTCGCGAATGGCAGCGTGTTTGCCGACGACGCATGCGTGTATCTCGCCAGGGATATGAGGGTCGGACTGATCGCAGCCGCTGTCTGA
- a CDS encoding alpha/beta hydrolase: protein MIVRDLLQNETSRRALLRGIVSSASVLALGGCASLGATGARYDASSLAAEPTLLVTTTRKPVNGGRTKPWFGPERATRMTVARAKLVPPDESRFSLAAAGLGDWRLDGVEPVSGEVSDLLAQGGGGDVLIYVHGFKQTFETAALDAAHLADGIKFRGQTMVFSWPSKAGLFDYAYDRDSAMWSRDGFERVLQAAVTTPGVGRVHIVAHSMGTMLTLESLRQLYARNGDSVTDRIGAVVFAAPDIDMDVFSSAVTRIGPLGRKITVVAATNDRALALSGRLAGGMTRVGAAEKAAIEQLGVRVIDASDAGWGVINHDLFLSNAEVRRVIRRSIDTSAA, encoded by the coding sequence GTGATCGTCCGAGATTTGCTGCAAAACGAGACTTCCCGCCGCGCGTTGCTGCGCGGGATTGTGTCTTCCGCCAGCGTGCTTGCGCTCGGCGGATGCGCCAGCCTGGGCGCGACCGGCGCGCGTTACGATGCGTCGTCGCTTGCCGCCGAACCGACACTGCTCGTCACAACCACGCGCAAGCCGGTGAACGGCGGGCGGACGAAACCCTGGTTCGGGCCGGAACGCGCCACAAGGATGACCGTCGCCCGGGCGAAGCTGGTGCCGCCTGACGAGAGTCGCTTCTCGCTCGCCGCAGCCGGTCTTGGCGATTGGCGTCTTGATGGGGTCGAGCCGGTGTCGGGAGAGGTCAGCGATCTTCTCGCGCAGGGCGGCGGGGGAGACGTCCTGATCTACGTGCACGGTTTCAAACAGACATTCGAGACGGCCGCGCTCGATGCAGCACACCTCGCCGACGGCATCAAATTTCGCGGCCAGACGATGGTGTTCTCCTGGCCGTCCAAGGCTGGACTGTTCGACTACGCCTACGACCGCGACAGCGCGATGTGGTCGCGCGACGGCTTCGAGCGCGTGCTCCAAGCCGCCGTCACGACTCCCGGCGTCGGCCGTGTTCACATCGTCGCACACAGCATGGGCACCATGCTGACGCTCGAAAGCCTGCGCCAGCTTTATGCGCGAAACGGCGACAGCGTTACCGACAGGATCGGGGCCGTGGTGTTCGCCGCACCTGATATCGACATGGACGTATTCTCGTCGGCGGTCACCCGGATCGGTCCGCTCGGCCGCAAGATCACCGTCGTTGCCGCGACGAACGACCGCGCGCTGGCGCTGTCGGGACGGTTAGCCGGCGGAATGACGCGGGTCGGCGCCGCCGAGAAGGCCGCCATCGAGCAGCTCGGGGTCCGCGTCATCGATGCGTCCGACGCAGGCTGGGGCGTCATCAACCATGATTTGTTCCTGTCCAATGCGGAGGTGCGGCGGGTGATCCGCCGTTCGATCGACACCTCAGCCGCGTAA
- a CDS encoding NAD(P)-dependent oxidoreductase has translation MRSLYGAAPSRTPVRPAQCRRQNFKVAHMAKVAFLGLGVMGFPMAGHLVKKGGHEVTVYNRTGAKAKEWADKFGGRTAPTPKLAAEGQDFVMCCVGNDNDLRAVTLGTEGAFAGMKKGAVFVDHTTASAEVARELDAAATKAGFKFIDAPVSGGQAGAENGVLTVMCGGKEDAYAAAEPIIAGAYARMCKLLGPAGAGQLTKMVNQICIAGLVQGLSEGLHFAKKSGLDVGAVVETISKGAAQSWQMENRYKAMNEGKFDFGFAVEWMRKDLSICIAEARRNGANLPVTALVDQFYAEVEKMGGKRWDTSSLMARLER, from the coding sequence ATGCGCAGCTTGTATGGTGCGGCTCCCTCAAGAACACCCGTCCGGCCAGCCCAATGTCGCCGGCAAAACTTCAAGGTAGCACACATGGCTAAAGTCGCTTTTCTCGGTCTCGGCGTAATGGGTTTCCCCATGGCAGGACATCTCGTGAAAAAAGGCGGCCACGAGGTGACCGTGTACAACCGCACCGGCGCCAAGGCGAAGGAATGGGCGGACAAGTTCGGCGGGCGCACTGCGCCGACGCCGAAGTTAGCGGCCGAGGGTCAGGACTTTGTGATGTGCTGCGTCGGCAACGACAATGATCTGCGCGCGGTCACGCTCGGCACTGAGGGCGCCTTCGCCGGCATGAAAAAGGGCGCCGTCTTCGTCGACCACACCACCGCCTCCGCCGAAGTTGCCCGCGAGCTCGACGCCGCCGCCACCAAGGCAGGCTTCAAGTTCATCGACGCGCCGGTGTCCGGCGGCCAGGCGGGAGCAGAAAACGGCGTGCTCACCGTGATGTGCGGCGGCAAGGAAGATGCCTATGCCGCGGCCGAGCCGATCATCGCCGGCGCTTACGCGCGGATGTGCAAACTGCTCGGGCCCGCCGGCGCCGGCCAGCTAACCAAGATGGTCAACCAGATCTGCATCGCAGGCCTGGTCCAGGGCCTGTCCGAGGGCCTTCATTTCGCAAAGAAGTCGGGGCTCGATGTTGGGGCCGTGGTCGAGACCATCTCCAAGGGCGCGGCGCAGTCCTGGCAGATGGAGAACCGCTACAAGGCCATGAACGAGGGCAAGTTCGATTTCGGCTTTGCGGTCGAATGGATGCGCAAGGATCTCTCGATCTGCATCGCCGAGGCCCGCCGCAATGGCGCCAACCTGCCGGTGACCGCGTTGGTCGATCAGTTCTACGCCGAGGTCGAGAAGATGGGCGGCAAGCGCTGGGATACGTCGAGCCTGATGGCCCGGCTGGAGCGCTGA
- a CDS encoding putative bifunctional diguanylate cyclase/phosphodiesterase, with protein sequence MNNIAKLFRIDAENHELMGAQLAAFSRQIPLLYFILSVNSIALAFTHLGIAPSSLTVAFPGFLVGACAIRCLIWLRRRDSVVEPKAAARTLRATVLLGGALGFAFLAWALSLFPYGDTSRHGHILFFVGITVVSCIFCLMHVRPAALILTGTVIAPFVIFLLASGDVVHVAIGLNLFLVTVAMIYILIICSGQFAAMVNGQIETRRLSNENFRLANVDSLTDLPNRRQFFHRLSVLAERAKAESHRFVVGVLDLDGFKAVNDLYGHGVGDRVLKETGQRLLELSDDTQFIARLGGDEFGIIVDAGLDPEAVLAVGSKVSSVFDAPFSVAGIVAKIGGSVGFALAPDAGTTAELLYERADYALYHAKARCRGQPVIFSSEHEVEIRKLSTIEHTLRRIDLDAELSLHYQPIVNVGTGRLVGFEALARWHNPEFGDVAPDVFISVAERTELIGTITLVLLRKALAAAGAWPEDIFLSFNLSMRDLISQVTILQTVALIESSGIDPRRIIIEVTETALMQDYERVQESLRILRSMGLKVALDDFGSGQSSLSYVHQLSLDKIKIDRGFIRNIATQENARNIVKTVIDLCRNLKFDCVVEGVETAEQVEIIGRLGCSTMQGYFFAKPMPQSEVESFIADYRISDHPRLAAAAG encoded by the coding sequence ATGAACAATATTGCAAAGTTATTTCGGATTGATGCCGAGAATCACGAATTGATGGGCGCGCAACTCGCGGCGTTTTCGCGGCAGATCCCATTGCTCTATTTCATCCTCAGCGTGAATTCGATTGCGTTGGCGTTTACCCATCTTGGCATCGCGCCCTCAAGCCTGACCGTTGCGTTTCCCGGCTTTCTGGTCGGGGCTTGCGCGATCCGTTGCCTGATCTGGCTGCGGCGCCGTGACAGCGTGGTCGAGCCGAAGGCCGCGGCCCGCACCCTGCGGGCGACGGTGTTGCTGGGCGGCGCACTGGGATTTGCGTTCCTGGCGTGGGCGCTCAGTCTGTTTCCGTATGGCGACACGTCGCGCCACGGCCATATCCTGTTCTTCGTCGGCATCACGGTCGTGAGCTGCATCTTCTGCCTGATGCATGTGCGCCCGGCGGCGCTGATCCTGACCGGCACGGTGATCGCGCCGTTCGTGATTTTTCTGCTTGCGAGCGGTGACGTGGTTCATGTCGCCATCGGATTGAACCTGTTCCTGGTCACGGTCGCGATGATCTACATCCTGATCATATGTTCCGGGCAGTTCGCCGCCATGGTCAATGGTCAGATAGAGACCAGGCGTCTCAGCAACGAGAACTTCCGTCTCGCCAATGTCGACAGCCTGACGGATCTGCCAAACCGGCGCCAGTTCTTCCACCGGCTGTCGGTCCTCGCAGAACGAGCGAAAGCGGAAAGCCACAGATTCGTCGTCGGCGTGCTTGATCTCGACGGCTTCAAGGCGGTCAACGATCTCTACGGACACGGGGTCGGCGACCGGGTGCTGAAGGAAACCGGCCAGCGCCTGCTGGAGCTTTCCGATGACACGCAATTCATCGCGCGTCTCGGCGGCGACGAGTTCGGAATCATCGTCGATGCGGGCCTCGATCCCGAGGCCGTTCTTGCGGTCGGCTCAAAAGTCAGCTCCGTCTTCGACGCGCCGTTTTCCGTCGCCGGCATCGTCGCCAAGATCGGCGGCTCGGTGGGGTTTGCACTTGCACCGGATGCCGGCACGACGGCCGAACTGCTCTACGAGCGCGCCGACTACGCGCTCTACCACGCCAAGGCGAGATGCCGTGGCCAGCCGGTGATCTTCTCCAGCGAGCACGAAGTCGAAATCCGCAAGCTAAGCACCATTGAACACACGTTGCGAAGGATCGATCTCGACGCAGAACTGTCGTTGCACTATCAGCCGATCGTCAATGTCGGGACGGGGCGGCTGGTCGGCTTCGAAGCGCTCGCGCGATGGCATAATCCCGAGTTCGGCGATGTCGCTCCTGACGTTTTCATTTCGGTCGCGGAGCGCACCGAACTGATCGGGACGATCACGCTGGTCCTGTTGCGCAAGGCGTTGGCCGCGGCCGGCGCCTGGCCGGAGGATATCTTCCTGTCCTTCAATTTGTCGATGCGCGACCTGATCTCGCAAGTCACCATCCTGCAGACCGTGGCCCTCATCGAAAGCAGCGGCATCGATCCTCGCCGCATCATTATCGAGGTCACCGAAACGGCGCTGATGCAGGATTACGAGCGGGTGCAGGAGTCGCTCAGGATTCTGCGATCGATGGGATTGAAGGTAGCGCTGGACGATTTCGGGTCGGGGCAGTCCAGCCTGAGCTATGTCCATCAATTGTCGCTGGACAAGATCAAGATCGACCGGGGCTTCATTCGCAATATCGCGACGCAAGAGAACGCCCGCAACATCGTCAAGACGGTGATCGACCTGTGCCGCAACCTGAAATTCGACTGCGTGGTCGAAGGTGTGGAAACGGCAGAGCAGGTGGAGATCATCGGCCGTCTCGGTTGCTCGACGATGCAGGGATATTTTTTCGCGAAGCCGATGCCGCAAAGCGAGGTCGAGAGCTTCATCGCCGACTATCGCATATCAGATCATCCGCGACTGGCCGCTGCGGCCGGGTGA
- a CDS encoding VOC family protein, with the protein MGVSVGVLDHFNIRTRNLADTVRFYEDILGLEKGARPNFAFPGAWMYSEGKAVVHLVDISSTEEPQKPDSGVVHHVAFASYGFDGMKRRLEQKGMAYDSRQVPGGDLWQIFVNDPNGVMIELNYEAAKEQTAAAPSERRDDVGAR; encoded by the coding sequence ATGGGCGTCAGCGTGGGCGTGCTCGACCATTTCAACATCCGGACCCGCAACCTTGCCGATACGGTCCGGTTCTATGAGGACATTCTGGGCCTGGAAAAGGGCGCCCGGCCGAACTTTGCCTTCCCGGGAGCGTGGATGTACAGCGAGGGCAAGGCGGTGGTGCACCTCGTCGATATCTCCAGTACCGAGGAACCGCAGAAGCCCGATTCCGGCGTCGTCCACCATGTCGCGTTTGCCAGCTACGGCTTTGACGGCATGAAGCGGCGGCTGGAGCAGAAGGGCATGGCATACGATTCCCGGCAGGTGCCGGGCGGCGACCTCTGGCAGATCTTCGTCAATGACCCCAACGGCGTCATGATCGAACTGAACTACGAGGCTGCCAAGGAGCAGACGGCCGCAGCCCCGTCCGAGCGGCGGGACGACGTGGGAGCGAGGTAG
- a CDS encoding Mrp/NBP35 family ATP-binding protein — protein MSVTQQQVLDSLKQVASPRGVPLTNANVLSAISVTDGKVFFSINVDAAEARAWESVRAQAEAAVRAIPGVTVAMIALTAERKPGSPPSAPAPHRHAHSHSSGVQPASTHRPPQGAPSPMSKQAEIPGVAAVIAVASGKGGVGKSTTALNLALGLRDLGLRVGLLDADIYGPSVPRLTGIHEKPQLNDDRKMIPIQRFGLAIMSIGFLVEEDTAMIWRGPMVMSAITQMLRDVAWGTLDILVVDMPPGTGDAQLTLAQNVPLKGAVIISTPQDLSLIDARRGLAMFKKVNVPVLGIVENMSYFQCPECGTRSDIFGHGGARHEAERLGVPFLGEIPLHMSIRTTSDDGNPVVASEPDGPHAAIYRAIGTRVRDQLQGAIAAA, from the coding sequence GTGAGCGTTACGCAGCAACAGGTTCTGGATTCCCTTAAGCAGGTGGCCTCGCCGCGTGGCGTGCCCTTGACCAATGCCAACGTGCTGTCGGCGATTTCGGTCACCGACGGCAAGGTGTTCTTCTCCATCAACGTCGACGCCGCGGAAGCCCGCGCCTGGGAAAGCGTGCGCGCGCAGGCCGAGGCCGCCGTGCGCGCCATCCCCGGTGTCACTGTTGCGATGATCGCGCTGACGGCCGAGCGTAAACCCGGCTCGCCGCCATCAGCACCTGCACCGCATCGCCATGCGCATTCACATTCTTCCGGCGTGCAACCGGCTTCCACGCACCGCCCGCCACAAGGCGCGCCGTCGCCGATGTCGAAGCAGGCGGAGATTCCGGGCGTTGCCGCCGTCATCGCGGTGGCCTCGGGCAAGGGCGGCGTCGGCAAGTCGACCACCGCGCTCAACCTGGCGCTGGGCCTGCGCGATCTGGGCTTGCGCGTCGGCCTGCTCGATGCCGACATTTACGGCCCGTCGGTGCCGCGGCTGACCGGCATTCACGAAAAGCCGCAGCTCAACGATGACCGCAAGATGATTCCCATCCAGCGTTTCGGCCTTGCCATCATGTCGATCGGCTTCCTGGTCGAGGAAGACACCGCGATGATCTGGCGCGGGCCGATGGTGATGTCGGCGATCACCCAGATGCTGCGCGACGTGGCGTGGGGTACGCTCGACATTCTGGTCGTCGACATGCCGCCCGGCACGGGCGATGCGCAACTGACGCTGGCGCAGAACGTGCCGCTGAAGGGGGCGGTGATCATCTCGACGCCGCAGGATCTCTCGTTGATCGACGCGCGGCGGGGGCTCGCGATGTTCAAGAAGGTCAACGTGCCGGTGCTCGGCATCGTCGAGAACATGAGCTACTTCCAGTGCCCTGAATGCGGCACGCGGTCGGACATTTTCGGTCATGGCGGCGCGCGGCATGAAGCGGAACGGCTGGGTGTCCCGTTTCTGGGCGAGATCCCGCTGCACATGTCGATCAGGACCACCTCCGATGACGGTAACCCGGTGGTGGCGAGCGAGCCGGACGGACCGCATGCCGCGATCTACCGGGCCATCGGGACCAGGGTCCGCGACCAGCTTCAGGGCGCTATCGCCGCGGCCTGA
- a CDS encoding TetR/AcrR family transcriptional regulator: MTPTIATPERLVRAAQAELIQCHGHLEMQAVAKRAQVSVGLAYHHFGSKAGLIAAVVEAFYSRLDGEVFNDTCRRSESWANRERRRIASYIAFHYDHPFAPLVIGALSRAPEVVDVERAFTNKQLAGGARMIEAAQRDGFVPDHIDPHLTIALMSGGIRQALIGALMSEQRPDPEKLTDEIWAFMAGALRLTASSSIEKNGRDKVA, encoded by the coding sequence ATGACCCCAACGATCGCGACACCAGAAAGATTGGTCCGGGCGGCCCAAGCGGAGCTCATTCAATGCCATGGGCATCTGGAAATGCAGGCCGTGGCCAAGCGCGCGCAGGTTTCGGTCGGGCTCGCCTATCACCACTTTGGATCGAAGGCAGGCCTGATCGCCGCTGTTGTCGAAGCGTTCTACAGCCGCCTCGATGGAGAGGTTTTCAACGACACGTGCCGGCGCTCGGAAAGCTGGGCAAACCGAGAAAGGCGGCGCATAGCCTCCTATATCGCCTTCCACTACGACCACCCCTTCGCGCCGCTTGTCATCGGCGCCTTGAGCCGCGCGCCCGAAGTCGTCGATGTCGAGCGAGCTTTCACCAACAAACAACTCGCCGGCGGCGCACGCATGATCGAGGCGGCGCAGCGTGACGGCTTCGTTCCCGATCACATCGATCCACATCTCACCATTGCGCTGATGAGCGGCGGAATTCGCCAGGCGCTTATCGGTGCCCTGATGAGCGAACAACGACCCGATCCGGAAAAACTCACGGATGAGATTTGGGCCTTCATGGCCGGAGCCCTGCGCCTGACTGCGAGTTCCAGCATCGAAAAAAACGGTCGCGACAAAGTCGCCTGA
- a CDS encoding TRAP transporter substrate-binding protein, with the protein MKRRDFLKVSAAGAAATAVASPAIAQSSPEIKWRLTSSFPKSLDTIYGGAEQVSKYVAEMTDNKFQIQVFAAGELAPGLQALDSTSNGTVEMCHTVSYYYVGKDPTFAIYASVPFGLNARQANSWWYQGGGEALGNEFFKKFGVIGFPTGNTGTQMGGWFRKEIKTVADLSGLKMRIGGIAGQVLQKVGVVPQQLAGGDIYPALEKGTIDAAEWVGPYDDEKLGFAKVAKYYYYPGFWEGGPTVHSFVNLEKWNALPKNYQAILTNACANANSWMNARYDMQNPTALKRLVAGGTQLRPFTNEVLEACLKATNELWAEISGKNADFKKSIDAMQAYRSDQYLWWQVAEYTYDSFMIRSRTRG; encoded by the coding sequence ATGAAGCGTCGTGATTTTTTGAAGGTTTCAGCGGCCGGTGCTGCCGCGACAGCCGTTGCCTCGCCGGCGATCGCGCAATCATCGCCCGAGATCAAATGGCGCCTGACGTCGAGCTTCCCGAAATCGCTCGACACCATCTATGGCGGCGCTGAACAGGTGTCGAAATACGTCGCCGAGATGACCGACAACAAGTTCCAGATCCAGGTGTTCGCAGCCGGCGAACTCGCGCCGGGTCTGCAGGCGCTCGACTCGACCTCCAACGGCACCGTCGAGATGTGCCACACCGTTTCCTACTATTACGTCGGCAAGGACCCGACCTTCGCCATCTACGCCTCAGTCCCGTTCGGCCTCAACGCGCGCCAGGCGAACTCCTGGTGGTATCAGGGCGGCGGTGAGGCACTCGGCAACGAGTTCTTCAAGAAGTTCGGCGTGATCGGTTTCCCCACCGGCAACACCGGCACCCAGATGGGTGGCTGGTTCCGCAAGGAGATCAAGACGGTTGCCGACCTGTCGGGCCTCAAGATGCGCATCGGCGGCATTGCCGGTCAGGTGCTGCAGAAGGTCGGCGTGGTGCCGCAGCAGCTCGCCGGCGGCGACATCTATCCGGCGCTGGAAAAGGGTACCATCGATGCGGCCGAGTGGGTCGGCCCCTATGACGATGAAAAGCTCGGCTTCGCCAAGGTCGCCAAGTACTACTACTACCCGGGTTTCTGGGAAGGCGGTCCGACGGTCCACTCCTTCGTCAATCTGGAAAAGTGGAATGCGCTGCCGAAGAACTACCAGGCGATCCTGACCAACGCGTGCGCCAATGCCAACAGCTGGATGAATGCGCGCTACGACATGCAGAATCCGACGGCGCTGAAGCGTCTGGTCGCCGGCGGCACGCAGCTTCGTCCCTTCACCAATGAAGTGCTGGAAGCCTGCCTGAAGGCCACCAACGAATTGTGGGCCGAGATCTCCGGCAAGAACGCTGACTTCAAGAAGTCGATCGACGCGATGCAGGCCTACCGCTCCGACCAGTATCTGTGGTGGCAGGTTGCCGAATACACCTACGACAGCTTCATGATCCGCTCGCGCACGCGCGGCTGA
- a CDS encoding MAPEG family protein: protein MTADLWALVAAILLAVVQLTLSSVLTLRQLGGSWVAGPRDEPREVTGMSGRFVRAHRNLLEIFPQFLAALFLVHAAHAAGSLSIIGAWLFVIARLLYVPAYAFGPVGLRPICWLAAQAGIFMIVADLFV, encoded by the coding sequence ATGACAGCCGATCTGTGGGCATTAGTTGCGGCCATACTGCTGGCCGTCGTTCAGCTTACCCTGTCCAGTGTGCTGACACTCCGTCAGCTCGGAGGTAGTTGGGTCGCAGGACCTCGTGACGAGCCGCGCGAGGTTACAGGTATGAGCGGACGCTTTGTTCGGGCGCACCGGAATCTGCTCGAGATATTTCCACAGTTCCTCGCCGCACTGTTCCTGGTGCATGCAGCTCATGCCGCTGGATCACTGTCGATAATTGGAGCCTGGTTGTTCGTCATCGCCCGGCTGCTTTATGTTCCCGCCTACGCCTTTGGCCCTGTGGGGCTACGGCCAATCTGTTGGCTCGCTGCACAGGCTGGGATTTTCATGATCGTGGCCGACTTGTTTGTTTGA
- a CDS encoding sensor histidine kinase: MSNPAEKPEVVQLPAEAPVAPPVNTRRVAAQRVREARDRLTSSSGTRPAFDTELLRQYAQTRVSASFVVMLLVVATGVLFGLWKAAVPAAVWTVGMLCIHAAIIHNCRRFLGEQPSLAASRRWQTRFVLLDLLYGLSWTAILMHPAGVDVVSNTMMMFLMLLVIAVSSMLAATLPIAAMAATAPVTAAIALNFVLGGTFDNYALALLAVAAEAYFALLAHQLHSTTLATLEARAEKDALIGELEQAKAISDEARHRAESANVAKSRFLAQMSHELRTPLNAILGFSEVMKSEIFGAHAVAVYKEYSADIHNSGVHLLNLINEILDLSRIEAGRYELNEEAVSLVHVVADCHHLLKLRATSRGITIHEVFEHGMPRIWGDERATRQVVLNLLSNSIKFTPQGGEIWLKVGWTASGGQYLSVKDNGSGIAEDEIPIVLASFGQGSNSIKSAEQGAGLGLPIAKSLIDMHGGTFTLKSKLRIGTEVIVTFPPERVMSALAPMAEDAPPLQPDPTVAAAADDKRRARHKPIMSAGTGL; the protein is encoded by the coding sequence ATGAGTAACCCCGCAGAAAAGCCTGAGGTTGTCCAGCTTCCGGCAGAAGCGCCGGTCGCACCGCCGGTCAATACCCGGCGCGTGGCGGCGCAGCGGGTGCGCGAGGCGCGGGACCGGTTAACGTCATCAAGCGGCACCCGCCCGGCATTCGATACCGAATTGCTCCGGCAATACGCCCAGACCCGCGTATCGGCCTCCTTTGTCGTCATGCTGCTGGTGGTTGCAACCGGCGTGCTGTTCGGCCTCTGGAAGGCCGCCGTGCCGGCCGCGGTCTGGACCGTCGGCATGCTCTGCATCCATGCCGCCATCATTCACAATTGCAGGCGCTTCCTCGGCGAGCAGCCCTCGCTCGCCGCCTCGCGCAGATGGCAAACCCGGTTCGTGCTGCTCGACCTGCTCTACGGCCTGAGCTGGACGGCGATCCTGATGCATCCGGCCGGCGTCGACGTCGTCTCGAACACGATGATGATGTTCCTGATGCTGCTGGTGATCGCGGTGTCGAGCATGCTGGCGGCGACGCTCCCGATTGCGGCGATGGCGGCGACCGCACCGGTGACGGCGGCGATCGCGCTCAATTTCGTGCTGGGCGGGACCTTCGACAATTACGCGCTGGCGCTGCTTGCGGTCGCCGCCGAAGCCTATTTTGCCCTGCTCGCCCATCAGCTCCATTCGACGACGCTGGCGACCCTGGAAGCGCGCGCCGAAAAGGACGCGCTGATCGGCGAGCTCGAACAGGCCAAGGCGATCTCGGACGAAGCGCGGCACCGCGCCGAATCCGCCAACGTCGCCAAGTCACGCTTTCTGGCGCAGATGAGCCATGAGCTGCGAACGCCGCTGAACGCCATCCTCGGCTTCTCCGAGGTGATGAAGAGCGAAATCTTTGGCGCGCATGCGGTGGCGGTATACAAGGAATATTCCGCCGACATCCATAATTCGGGCGTCCACCTGCTCAACCTCATCAACGAGATTCTCGATCTGTCGCGGATCGAGGCCGGCCGCTACGAACTGAACGAGGAAGCGGTGTCGCTGGTGCACGTCGTTGCCGACTGCCACCATCTGTTGAAGCTGCGTGCGACCAGCCGCGGCATCACCATCCACGAGGTGTTCGAGCACGGCATGCCCCGGATCTGGGGCGACGAACGCGCCACGCGCCAGGTCGTGCTCAATTTGCTGTCCAACTCGATCAAGTTCACCCCGCAGGGCGGCGAGATCTGGCTCAAGGTCGGCTGGACCGCTTCCGGAGGGCAATATCTCAGCGTCAAGGATAACGGCTCCGGCATCGCCGAGGATGAAATCCCGATCGTGCTGGCCTCGTTCGGCCAGGGCTCCAACTCGATCAAATCGGCCGAACAGGGCGCCGGGCTGGGCCTTCCGATCGCAAAGAGCCTGATCGACATGCATGGCGGTACCTTCACGCTGAAATCGAAGCTGCGCATCGGCACCGAAGTCATCGTCACCTTCCCGCCGGAGCGCGTGATGAGCGCGCTGGCGCCGATGGCCGAGGACGCCCCGCCCCTGCAGCCGGACCCCACCGTCGCAGCGGCCGCCGACGACAAGCGGCGGGCACGTCACAAACCGATCATGAGTGCAGGAACCGGGTTGTAG